CGGTTACAATCATACACCAGCTATCTACGAGCCGATCAACATAAAAACCGAGATCATCGATAAGAATGATGTTAGCAAACCATTCGAGTTGACGAACGAAATGTTAGGCTTAAATGTTAGCAAAGAGAAGAAGAATGGACTGGACGAGAAGAGGAACTCGGCTGATACTCATTTCACTAGAGACACACATATGAGGATAATCCTGGGGAACAGTGGAGCTGGTGTTGGCAGGAGTGTAAAACACACTTCTGACCATACGCCTGCCAGGTAATCTTTTatcttataatttattatatttaaatattttatgtgaaatatattGCAAATCTATTTAGGAACACTTCGTGATAGTTGTTCAATCCTGTTACTTGCATGTTACAGACACAAAGTAATTGAAGTTTGGACAGTTATTATGATCATGCAGTTACTAATTTTATGAATGTAATTGAGTATAACGTAAGATTTTTTAGTTGAAAATAACAAgtcaaaataacaatttttcatttcagtgCAAGTAACGCAAAACCAAAGCGCAATGGTTTGGTATCCAACCCAGCCATGAGACTAGTAGCAGGTGTTAGAAATGGAATTGAGAATGCAACTAATAGGAATAAACCCATTACGACGCGAGTAAATGGATTTCAGTGGAAAGCAGAGGCACGAAAGGAAACACCTTTGTAGGGAAAGGTATTGAATCAGTTTTATTTTTAAGGTTCGCAGGAAACATCTTTTGATCATGAAACCAATGTGTCTTTACcttgaacaaatgtaaaaaaaaaaaacagaataaaTCATAGAAGCCTTAAGAAACTGTCATTGtataaacaaatagaacaatATATCTGTTGTATCTCTTACAATGCACCATATTATTTCATTATGCTTCATGAATATATACAGTTTCCATTGAATTGTACACTTAGAATTAGattctaaatatttttattccttttgtttcgtttgatttgtttgTCAATTTTCATTTAAAGATTGTTGTATGAGTTCTTAGGTTTCCTTTTTGTTTTGAAAGTTTAGTTGTAGTCTCGTGAAATGATATTACAATATCCGAATGATTAcacaatttataaaaaaatagatGTAGACAATCCTTATGCACTGTAATCGCAGTGTCCAATTTTGGAAGTGGTATCAGTAGATTATTTGTATTCCTTTTTACTAAATCATGACATTTTTGCATGGTCAAGAATAACTATGTATAACATTAGATTTTGCAATACAGTTCTACGCTTAGCAACAGTGAGTTTTGAAAgttttaattttctaatattttcagAATAACTGGTCTCACTAATCTATGTTTAAGTGTGTCTGTGTTGTGTCAAGTTTATGCAAATCAATAATTAATCGTTAAATGTAAGAATGTTTAATCGCGGCTGATTTCATCAGGGCAAATATCTAATCGCAATCTTAATTTCTGTGATATAGGTTGTGTTAACAGAAACACCTCAGCAGGACACTGGAATCCGTTACTGTGGCTGGCGAATCGTAATTACCAAAAAGCGAAAGtcaataaacaaatttttctctttttatttgAGCAAAATCAAATTACCTCACCTGAAAAAGTGAAGCACAAGAGAGAAAGGTCTATAAAGAACCCTGATTACAGAGGAAATTGAGTAATATACGGAATAAAAAACCAAATATTAAACAACATAGGAAAATATGTAGATTTAGATATGTAAACTTACGAAACATACTTTGTATAAATGTAACGTTAATAAATTTCTTTACTGATCTCACTAATAAACTTCATATAAACGACAGTGAACTAATTATTGGAACTTTAAGGATTAATAGTAATCATTTTACTGGAGATAATAGATTATTTGAGATTCTTTTTCTTCAGAAGACTGGATGCAGACGAAATGCATAATGTGATGTTTTAACGATTAACTTGGAAGACGATACAGAATTGTAAAgatatgtataaattatattaaatgatTAAAGATATATAGCATGGTAATGTGCGAACTCAGTTACAAATACGTAAGATTATGGCctgaaaatttaaagaaaaaaacgtgtgtaaatACACATCTTTCATGTATTGTGCACGaccatatttattatattgtaataggtgcaaaataaataaaagacaaaATATCAACACttatcgtttgtttatttgtttactattactactattactagATCCAGTCAAGTTAGTGACTACATCTACAATGTTATAAAAGAGTGTAAGTATATTCTCTGTAATAAGATATCTTACCGAAGGCAATATCCTGCATTTTTAAGAAATGGAATACTGGAATAAATACTTCACATTACAGTGAATACATATTAGATCATAGACTATCAGTTAGGAATAAACAAAAGATAAGAATTCTTATCGTTTGTAGGTATAAGATACTATAAGATCTTATATAATTAATACCCGTATAAAAGGAAATGGAACTTGATTTTCTTagcataaaatgaaaatctgtgGTACATTATACACATTAAATTTTATTCCTGTGACTTAAGAATAAATATGAAGGTGACAAAGATTCTGTTAAagcaaaaaataatattaaagacAATCCTTGGTGTGTGTGCTGGTATTATATTAGGTAGTATCCTTAAAAGTTTTACAGCTCAACCATGGTCAGAACGCAGCATTATGTATCTGAAGTTCCCTGGAGAACTATTTATGAGGTTGGTTAATTGTTTAATATTGCCTCTTCTAATATCTACTATTGTGAGTGCTACTTGTAATTTAAATAAGTCAGGTAAACacaaaataaatcaaataaatagtATATAACTTGTTTAAAAGAAGatataatatttactatataatttGAATTTATAGGTAAAATTGGATTAATGGTGTTGTACTATTACACAACGACAACAATACTTGGAATAACATTGAGTGTAATACTTGTTCAAACAATAAAGCCTGGAGAAATACTCAAAAATCAAAATATTGTGTCAGAAAATTCAACCCAACATTTCATGACAGTTGATACAATTTTAGATCTATTTCGgtactttatttataaattgaatacagataaattattttatatttttatctaaTTCTGTTTTATTGTATCACAGTAATTTGATCCCAGATAACTTAGTCAATGCATGTTTGAATCAGGTAATAGAATCGTTTATTCTGAATAATTGTTACTATTGAAATGTAACACTGATAAGTATATTGTTTTAGTATCAAACTGTGTTAGAAATACCAGAAAATAAGTCCGGTATGTTTGAGTAATAATAGAGGAAATTCCATCTTAAATAtagtgaaataatttttaaaatatctAAGTGTTTCAATATTGTTTCTTCTTGCAGTACCATTAGCTGAATGGCAAATAGATCATAGAAATGCGCCAGGAACAAATGTCTTAGGCTTAGTTTTTTTTAGTATAATGTTGGGTCTAGCCATTGGAAAAACAGATGAAAAAGGTGAacctttaaaacattttttccattcgttaTCAGAAGCAATGATAAAGATCATGAATTGGgcaataatgtaaatataattattattaatatattataaagagAAAACATGATTATTGTATAAGGGaatatttactttatttagGATAGTGCCAGTAAGTGTATTGTTTCTTATCTCTGCAAAAATTCTCGAAGTAAATGATTTTGGCAGTATAATACAACGATTAGGTGTTTATATGCTAACTGTATTTAGTGGTCTGATTATACAAGGCTTTATATTAATCCCCTGTGTGTATTTTATGTGCACACGACAATCTCCATACAAAATTGTATCTAAACTTGGACCAGCATTTGCTACTGCATTTGGAACATCATCGAGGTAATTAAttgatatataaaattatttttatttagaaaaatTATGAATTACTAAAAATTAAAGTTTAGTACAGCTACAGTTCCTATAACAATTGCATGCTTGGAAAGCATTGGAATACCTTCTAAAATAACTAAATTTATTGTTCCAATTGGTGCTACAATAAACATGGATGGCATAGCATTATACGAAAATATTGGTGCAATTTTCATAATTCAATTGCACGGATTACAATATTCACTATTCAGAATCATAATAATAAGGTATGTATTGTTACAAATATTGCCAAAAACATTTATAAGCACAACATGATTATTCTTATATGATTCTATTTGAGTAATAATTTTAGTATTACATGCACTGTGTCATGTATCGGTGCTGCTGGTCTACCTAGTGGTGGCTATGTAATGTTGATAATGGTACTCAATTCTGTGGGGGTTCCAGCAGAAGATGTTTCATTAATAATTGCAGTAGATTGGTTCGTGTAAGCATCTGTCgacatatataataatgtaacacTTAATTTAAGTATTCAACTGAAATATTACATTGCAGAGATCGTATAAGAACCACCATTAATATTATAGCCGATGCTTTGGGAGCTGGCATAATAAATCATTACTATAATCTAAGTAAAGAACCCTCTGTACCAGAAGAATTAGAATTATGTAACTCGAATtaatattgtacagtaatgtatgCATAAAACAGAAATAGGacattatttatactataataGGATATTGCTATTAAAAAGGCTTACATTAAATGGTTTTTGTTCGCATAGTTCTCTTTGTTTTTAAATCCTTTGGTTTAAGTTTACCTTTACACTATAATGACACTATAAATGGCgcgaatattttcaaaaaacAATTCCAATGTTAGAAAAAACAGTCTGACCAATTACTGATATCAGTTAAAATTTGAAACGGAGCAGGGCTGACCAAAAGGAAGACTTCTCATTGGTTCATTTTGTATTATACAGGCTAACCAACTTGAAGTAAAACAAACacaaaattttgttttataCGGGTTGTTCAAGTTGAaataaacaaagaaacaaaatttaaaaatcaatcactacatatgtaaataatcgaataaattgCTCTAATAACGAATATTTTGACGTatgcattttatttcattttaatcacTCCAATGATAACAAAAGTAAACTAAAGCATTACTAGAACAGAACTGAACATTTTAATGCTACATAGTTACAACATAAAATGCAAAAAAACAAGTTTTATAATGTTTACAATAATcagtttcaaaagaattttcaaCATACCATTGCGTATCTGCTATCAACGTGATCAACGATACAAACCTATAATTTTCATATCCTCAAATCGTGTGGTCTTGACATTCCACAGATGTATAACCAACGGTATCTAGTTCTTGAGTTAATATTTTTATCTATTGTTTAGGTTAGTAGATAAAAGAGATGAAAGTAGTTGCACACGAAAAGTTGGAAATGTTAACAAGCTcgataatatttgaaatatatgcAATTTCATAAATTGTTATTACACGTTTACCACAACTCGTATATCTACGTTGCATAAGATGTCACTTGCGATGTCTGATTCAAATAGTTTTGAAACTGTGTTCATGAGGTACAAATCAGTGACGCATGCGCGCTGACAATTAATTCTCGAAAAACGTCCGAGTTTCACCTCTGTAAGAATGCTCTGTATTAATGCCGATAAACTAACAAGCGCACCTAACCTAACGAACTGCTGCCAGCGACTCCTGTAATATTTTCTAGAAACTTTGGTTTCTATCTGTGTGAACGCTGTGTGTATAGGAGTGAGATTTCAGAATGGCGACTGTCTTTACTTAGGAGAGTACTTATTCCCGCCCAGATATTGTGTAATTAACGTGTGTCTTTGAACAGTTCCATGAGTTTTTTGTCACGAATTCACTGAAAATGATAATAGAGAATCCGGATCAATTCAAGGCGTGGCTGACTGCCGTCTTGGAGCCGCTGTAAGTAGGCCAGCTTGGCCGAGTAGAGTTTTAAGTGTATGtgtatgcatttgatgttgTAAATGGCCGTACATGTGCTATGCTTTATACCCCATGCAGATTTATATTTACGTGTGgtaaactcgtctgtttctaaATGATCTTTGATAGATCTCGGTGAATAACGATATCACACCAGATTTACATCATGGTTTTTGCTAACTACTATTCGGACAATAATATGCCAATCCACAATATATTTCTCGTGTATTTTGTATCCAACTTATTTCGTATAATTCTGGACAGCATATTTGATTTCGTTGCGTTTCTATTCAAGCCATCGGCTTTAAATGCATTTCCACAAATACTACAGATGCTAAATATACTTTATATCGTGACATTCTCACATAAATAACTTaatgatttattttataatgatTTGTTGACAGTAAcagttaattaatatttattattacttttaaataaatatatattaattgtattcGTTTATACAATACAGGAccttttttataaatattttaattgttaatagtTCATTAAATGAACATTCAATCAGAACAGTTAACCACATATGCAGTGCATCTTGTGTATAGTATTTAATGAtttcattattgaaattattatacaaataactTTAATGCTTAATTTGTTGTCATTTATTGATTTAACAAACTATCATTGCTTTTAGCAGATATCCTAAAAGTTATATGAGCAATATACTTCAAAAtagtaatttgaaataaatgtcAAATTTCAATAGCAAAAAACTTAGGACTATTGATTTATGTTCACAGTTGTGATGCTGATCCAGCTGCACTAGCAAAATATGTATATGCTCTCGTTAAGAAAGATAAAACATTGGAGGAATTGCGAGGTGGTATGGTAGAACAACTTGATGTCTTTTTACAACAAGGTATATTCACATTTAGTAAAAACAAGACAATAATGTTTGTGCGAACTAAAATTAAAGATTAGCATTCTATTATCTTTGTAGAAACCAAAAACTTTGTGGAGCTACTATTCAAAACATTAGAAACTCAAGAGTATATACTTCCACCTGCAAAAAATGATCCAGATGGCGGTGGGACGCCACCTGGTGTAAATCCACCACCACCTGCGTTAGCAATTGAGAAAATAGCTGAAAGTACAATTCCTGTTACATCTATCAATACAAATCCTCCTGTTCCACTCCAAATAAATGGATCTGCACCTATGCCAATCGGTAAACGTGAAACTAGGAAATCGGATTCTGAAAAAGTTGACAAAGAGAAGGAAAAACGTTCTCGAAGTCGGTAAGTTTCATTAATAGAGATATTAAATGATGTTATTGAATAGTTCGaaggaaaattattttttttcatgAAATTGTAGACAGTATAGAAGTTAATAGTATTGGCTTTCTTTTCCACATAGCTTTATTTAAAAAGTTATTGTATTAACGTAACTACAATGGCAAAGTCAATTGATATTGATTTCTATAAAGTTTGTAAATTcattaaaaagaaaatcattTTCCAAAATTTGACATAGTAACAGAAAAGCTCACAACAAATCCTTAACGTAAAGTTTATACTCCAGAAGTGGTCGAATGAGATCCAGGACAAGATCACGTTCACGTTCGTGGGAGAGAGATAGGCGTAGGTCTCGAAGTAGAGAACATATTCGTCGTGATAGGGAACGCGATAGGAGTCGACCATGGAGGAACGAATCACCACCAAACACAAGACGACATGACAGAAGGTTTTTACCGAAGTATTTTTACCAAATAATGAACTACTAGAACCAATGAATGGCCTTTACTCATCAAGTTTAATGCTTGATACAGACGGAGTAGAAGTCGTAGTACGTCACCTATACGACCGAGAATACGGGACGGCCCTGACAATCGTGATCATAGAGCACGATTTAGAAATAGGTCCCCAACTCCTCTTCGATCAAGATCACGATCAAGATCGTTAGATCGCAAGAAGATAGACCGTTCCGATAGGATGGATGTAGACAGATCAGATAGAATTGAGGGAAGTCCTGGTGGAGGTACTCCAACACAGGACAGTAATCATGGAGATGTAGACATGCGGTTATCTACTACTAGTCAGTCAATTCAAAGCGTCGTCGCTGTCGCTTCTAATGTACCAAATAGCCAACCAGGATTCCAGGCAAAGAGAAGGTGCAGAGATTTTGATGGTTTGTATTTAATTATTCTATACAATTATATTAGTGAAAAAGATACATCAGTATAAGTTCTCTAACTTATATTTCCAGAAAAAGGATACTGTATGAGAGGCGATCTGTGTCCTTATGATCATGGTACAGATCCAGTTGTATTAGAAGATGTAGCTTTAAGTCGCGTTTTGACTTTCGGTCCACATAGTGCGCAAGCACCAGGAACTGTACCTGTAACAGCAGTACCAGAACCACCTCAAGGACCTAATGGAAATGCTCCACCGCAACACCTCCCCCTTGCTAGTTTACCTCCACCTCATTTAAGAAATCAACACCACTCCAATATGGGTAAAAATCtcttaaattgcaattttttaagTCCTGCAGTGCGACGACTACTTTCTAACAATTTCTACAGATGCATTTGCAGAATATAATCCAGATGCACCAAGTATGGAACCTCGAATGCCATGGGGAAGACATCCCCAACCGGGACCTGGTATTTATGGAAGGGGGCAAAGAGAATTAATTAGCGTGCCAGTAATCCCACATACAAACTCGTCTGAAATCACGCATACTCAAACGAACCCTTTAAAGCGTAAACAAGCATTCGATTTCAATCGTCTTGGACCAAAACAGCGAGTGGTGCATAATCCAGCCAACTGTTCCCTAGAACTGAAAAAGGTTCCCCGTATCCTGAACAATATAACCCAATTGAATAATCATTTCTCGAAATTCGGTAAAATTGTAAATATCCAAGTTAATTTCGGTGGAGATCCGGAAGGGGCGTTGGTTACGTTCCAATTGCCAGCTGAAGCAAAAGCTGCATATAGAAGCACCGAGGCTGTGTTGAATAATAGATTTATCAAAGTGTTTTGGCACAACAATGTTAATAACAACGCAACTGGAGGCGCCATTGAAAATGTACCACCAGGTAAATtgatacattttttaatattatttagtaCTATATTATctaatattctatattgtttaggATGCCGTCCTTCCGTAAAAGAACGGTTAGGTGCTGCTGTAACTACATCAGCGAAAACCGAAGAGAATGAATATATTCCCACTCGTCGTTCAActgaagaacaacaagttacgcAAAGTTTGACCCCAACATCGCCAAAAACTACCACCGCTCCTACTAGAGAAGAAAAGGTTCTTGCAATAAAAAAGACTCAAGAAATTTTAGCAGCTAAGGAAACCCTAAAGAAGAAACAGGAAGAAAAACGTAAAGAGGCATTAAAATTAACAGCTGATTTACGTAAAAGGAAACAAGAACTGTTAGACAAGCATTTAATAGAAATACGAGCATTAATTGAAAAAGCTGAAAAGAATCCAGAACAAAAAGATGCCATTATGGCAACGATAAAGAACATGCAACAATCGATCGACAATTTACGCAAAGACCTAGCAGCGAATGGTCAAATTGGTGGAAATAAAACGCAAGTGAAATCAAGAGAACAAACTCAGAAAGAGATTTTAGACGCCGAATTAGACTTAATGACTGcacaacaagaaggacaagatgCCGGGGAGTTGCAAAAAAGACTAAACGAGCTGCGAGCTCAAGCTGCTGCGTTAGGTTTGAATGCTGGTCCAACTGTTGGTAGAGGTACAAGAGCAAGTAGAGTTATAAGAGGCGCCCATGCGGTATCATATAGGGGTCGTGGTAGAGGGAGTTTTACCCATGTTTCGGTAGATCATAGACCGACAAGTCTTCTAGTCTCTGGTTACGAAACCGAAGAAAAGGCTGAAGTTTTGACGCATTTTCAAGTAAGAATTAATTTACAACTTACTTCGTGCTTTGAAGAAGCACGAAATTTTCACATTGAAAatcgttgaaaattttatccgtGTTCACGTGTTACGTCAATTGTGTTTCAGCAATTTGGAGAAATAGTGAATCAAATAGTAGATGATGCAACGCCTTCAATTGTGATCAATTTCAAGTCAAGAAAAGAAGCCGAGGTAGCTTTAGTAAAGGGACGCACATTTCAGGATAGATTACTTTCTATTACATGGGTCTCTGGGCAACACTTACACCGTGGCGGTGGTGGTAGTAATGCAAACTCATCTGTACAACTTTCTTCGCGTTCTGAACAAGCACCGCCTACCACTGATGAAGAAATTGATTTAGAAGTAAGCTTTTAAAAATCTATGAGGCAGAGGAAGATTATAGGCATTTCCTGATACAATAATCCTTTTTTTACTTTATTGTTCAAtagtatatttaaaataattagctTCAGTTTTAAGATCTAGATGTACAGGGTCTTTACTTTTTCTTTACGGAATTAGATAAAACAAAAGGTGCTTATAAATAACAAATTTCCACTCATGATAGGGTAACGCAGAAGCATTACTTCTCGAAGAAAACGAAGAGGAGGAGGATGAAGATGGCGAATCCCGAAGCTGGCGGCGATAGCAGCGTGATATGGGCAAATCAATACATGATGATCAGCGCCTGCGCCACTGCTGCACCATCGTTTGATGCATTAAATGCCATGATTTTCACGAAAGAGTCAGGTTACAAGCTCATACACGTTATCATGAGTGTTACACtatttgttaatattattaaatatatgcgTGTTCGCATTATGAcggtataaaaaaaagaaagtataTACCGTGCCGAATTGCGCGTCGCAAAATAGAAAACTGATATGCAAGTTtccaacaacaacaaaacacaAAATTAACCAAATTTATCCCATTATTTGTAGAATAAAATCGCTATGTTTTGTATGGGAAACATCTTATTCTGAATTCAAAGTCCTTTTTCTTTTATGGTAGAACTATGACAAATTGTCTCTTGTTATTTCTTTCAAGGATATAAATCTACGATAAACAGTAGCCAGACTTTTAGGAATAAGTAGAATACTTATAATTTTCAGAAGTTTTACAATCGAAAGTGAGGAAACTATATTTATAACTTGTAAGATAcaaatacaatttattataataattattatataagataATAGCGTACATCGCTTCGAAGTAGTGtaattttttttggtttttctttctcttttttctacTTTTACTTGATGTACTATTTAAAGATTGTTCCTGTAATGATGTACAGTGTAATGTATAATAGTCATGATTTCCTTTTATCAAATGTCAATGAACGCTAAGTTGATTAGAATTGAAAAAAACAAAGCTTATTCGTGCATAATTTTACGCTAGTTGTTTTAATATACACTGAGAAAAATGATATACATATAGTTGTAACATAAAAATTCTTAATATTAGTTTCCAAGGTAAGTATTAAATTTTGCAATAACCGTGGCACGTATACATTTTTACGTGAATCGTAGAGAAAAGAAAATCACAGACTATGTTTTAACGCCTTCGGCATTTCATTATACATATGAATAAACTTATTTGATACATTTTGAAAATAACTTGGAGTAAACACCTACCCAGTATTCTGTTAAGTGTTCCACTTTTTAAAGACTTCAAAATCTTGATCTGTTTTAGTAAGAATTTTCGTCTTGTCTTCTTCAATTTGGAATTTTGATACTAGCTTCTAAGGCAACTGTGCAGTGTAATAaatgaaattatgaaaatataactttttttataatattggaTGCTATGGAACTGTATTTTAAAAAGACTCTGTATGAATGAAGTtcaaacgatttatttgttatattaaacagaaataaatagaaattatttcatAGAAATCCTGTCAATTTTTTGTTCAAAATTCTGTTTATTACTTCATGATTTACTAACACATGATGAAACACTAAATGTCTTCTATTTGAAATTGCTATAAGGAATAACGTTAACTTTTAGTATTGATTCTAAGAGTAATATAGTTACACATCAACTAAAACATCAATGTTGAAAACTAAATACAAAACATGCACTCAATTTTAACAGAAAACAAAAGAAATGAACATGAAGTTATTTATATTACCCACATAACATATTATGGGGACAGCCAACTAGCTAACAAACTACCTAACAATAATTGTGCAACTGGTAGAATAGACAATGGTAAGTTCACTGCTGGACCATGAGCTGAACCATGGTAAGCACCACGTAAAACCCAGCTGCCAAGACCAACTGACTTGTGAGTACTCGTAAAAAGTGCAGCTAGTAAGATGTCCCGAGGTAACCATCGAGAGCACAATATCCAACACAAGCAGCTAACAAATAGTTGTCCCACGCAAGCTTGAACATAAAAAGATACTAACACTATAATGAACTGGCGGATACATGCATGAAATTATTGAACTTCTATATCAGATAAACTAAAAAGATAAttcatttttatacaaaataatcgacactattaaaattattgtagcAAGTAATTCAAAATTTTAACTTTTTCTTTGTTTATAAATTTTTGGACATTGTTGagatataaaataaagtaagaagaattctaaagttagtttaaaatacCCTTTCAACAATATTTCATCAAGTTTTAATCAAATAAAATCATGCGACAGAATTATACTGCATTGTTCACAACATTTTACATTGAATAATTATCTTGTATATATAAAACAAACATGTTACAAAAAATAACATTAACAGACTCACCAATTACAATGCATGATAACACATCACTGGCTTGCAGGGATGACGCGTCCACTGAAACAGCATCACAGAACCAGTGATATGCTGTAGCCAATAACAATCCTTGAGAAAACCATGGAGATTTAATTTTAAAACAGAAatcatattttaaaatatatacttgGACTGCAATACCAATGGCTAATGGTATAATTGTACTGTAAATAGTTTCTTTGACATTTACACCAACTAAGGGAGGTGTAGATGCTCCTAGCTGTAAcagaaataacattttttactTAAGTAATCAATGTAAACAGAAATTTTGAACTTAATTATAAAAtgtgtaataataatttaccaCAAAGTACAATAGTACAGGAGAGATAAACAATCCTCCAAAATGAGAAACTAAAGTTATTACAATACTTGTTGATAAGTCTGCTTGTGCTAATCGACATAAAACAATGCTTGTATTAAATGGAGGTGGCATACAGTAAAGTACCTGAAAATAGAAATTCACAATAATCTATGTATTTCAAAttgaatataatgtaatactATTAAGAggatatttttgtttatttacttCCATTCCTTTCAGTAGCCACACATTGACATTTGCATAAGTTAATAGGCACACTCCCAATCTCATCA
This genomic stretch from Megalopta genalis isolate 19385.01 chromosome 5, iyMegGena1_principal, whole genome shotgun sequence harbors:
- the LOC117223983 gene encoding excitatory amino acid transporter 3 isoform X2, whose product is MKVTKILLKQKIILKTILGVCAGIILGSILKSFTAQPWSERSIMYLKFPGELFMRLVNCLILPLLISTIVSATCNLNKSGKIGLMVLYYYTTTTILGITLSVILVQTIKPGEILKNQNIVSENSTQHFMTVDTILDLFRNLIPDNLVNACLNQYQTVLEIPENKSVPLAEWQIDHRNAPGTNVLGLVFFSIMLGLAIGKTDEKGEPLKHFFHSLSEAMIKIMNWAIMIVPVSVLFLISAKILEVNDFGSIIQRLGVYMLTVFSGLIIQGFILIPCVYFMCTRQSPYKIVSKLGPAFATAFGTSSSTATVPITIACLESIGIPSKITKFIVPIGATINMDGIALYENIGAIFIIQLHGLQYSLFRIIIISITCTVSCIGAAGLPSGGYVMLIMVLNSVGVPAEDVSLIIAVD
- the LOC117223983 gene encoding excitatory amino acid transporter 3 isoform X3, producing MVLYYYTTTTILGITLSVILVQTIKPGEILKNQNIVSENSTQHFMTVDTILDLFRNLIPDNLVNACLNQYQTVLEIPENKSVPLAEWQIDHRNAPGTNVLGLVFFSIMLGLAIGKTDEKGEPLKHFFHSLSEAMIKIMNWAIMIVPVSVLFLISAKILEVNDFGSIIQRLGVYMLTVFSGLIIQGFILIPCVYFMCTRQSPYKIVSKLGPAFATAFGTSSSTATVPITIACLESIGIPSKITKFIVPIGATINMDGIALYENIGAIFIIQLHGLQYSLFRIIIISITCTVSCIGAAGLPSGGYVMLIMVLNSVGVPAEDVSLIIAVDWFVDRIRTTINIIADALGAGIINHYYNLSKEPSVPEELELCNSN
- the LOC117223983 gene encoding excitatory amino acid transporter 3 isoform X1, which gives rise to MKVTKILLKQKIILKTILGVCAGIILGSILKSFTAQPWSERSIMYLKFPGELFMRLVNCLILPLLISTIVSATCNLNKSGKIGLMVLYYYTTTTILGITLSVILVQTIKPGEILKNQNIVSENSTQHFMTVDTILDLFRNLIPDNLVNACLNQYQTVLEIPENKSVPLAEWQIDHRNAPGTNVLGLVFFSIMLGLAIGKTDEKGEPLKHFFHSLSEAMIKIMNWAIMIVPVSVLFLISAKILEVNDFGSIIQRLGVYMLTVFSGLIIQGFILIPCVYFMCTRQSPYKIVSKLGPAFATAFGTSSSTATVPITIACLESIGIPSKITKFIVPIGATINMDGIALYENIGAIFIIQLHGLQYSLFRIIIISITCTVSCIGAAGLPSGGYVMLIMVLNSVGVPAEDVSLIIAVDWFVDRIRTTINIIADALGAGIINHYYNLSKEPSVPEELELCNSN